The DNA region CGGGTGGTCGCAGCGTCGTTGCTCATGATGTTCCCTTCGCAATGCCCATGGCGCTGGCCACCAGGCTGTGTTCGTTGATGTCGTCGCCGATGTGCTCGGAGACGAAGCGTCCGCCGCTCATGACGAGCACCCGGTCGCTGAGCGAGATGATCTCGGGGAGGTCGCTGGAGACGACGATGATGGCGTTGCCGGCCGCGGCGAGTTTGTCGATGAGTCCGTAGATCTCTGCGCGGCCGCCCACGTCGACCCCTTTGGTCGGTTCGTCGAACAGGAAGACCTTCGAGCCGCGCCGCAGCCACTTGGCGATCACGAGCTTCTGCTGGTTGCCACCTGAGAACTGGCGTGCGCGCAGCTTCACGTTCGCGGGCTTGAGAGCGAGTGACTGCGCGATCTGCGTCGAGACGTCCACCTGCCGGCGCACGCTGAGGAACGGACCAGTGCCGACCAGATCGGGAGCAGCTGTCAGCGAGATGTTGGCGTAGGCCGGCATCTGCAGGGCGAGCCCCTGCTGCTTGCGGTCTTCGGGGATGAACGCGATCCCGGCATCCCGGCTGTCGTTCGGAGTGTGGATGCGCTCGGTGACACCGTCGATGGTGATGACGCCACTGCATCCGGGGTCCGCCCGAACGATGGCACGCAGGAACTCGGTGCGCCCGGAACCGACCAGTCCGGCGATGCCCACGATCTCGCCCCTGCGAACCGCGATCTCGTTCGTGTACTGCGTGCCGGGTCTGGTGACGGATGTCGCCGAGAACAGCACCGGGGCATCCGCCGCCACCGGATGCTCGCGTGTGAAGCCGAGCAGTTCCCGCCCGACCATGTTGCGCACGATGTCCTCTGTCGTGGTGTCGGCGATGGCAGCCTGATAGCCCACCCGTCCGTCCCGCAGGACCACCACCCTGTCGGAGACCGTCATGACCTCGGGCATCTTGTGGGACACGAAGATCACCGCGACGCCGCGCTCCGCCGCGAGTTCGCGCACCCGCAGCAGCACCGCCTCGACGTTCTGCTCCACCATCGACGTGGTCGGTTCGTCGAGCGCGACGATCTTGGCGCCGAACGCGAACGACTTGGCGATGGTGAGCGCATGCCGCTGGGCCGGGCTCAGCCGCGAGAGCGGCGTGCGGCGGTCCAGGGGGAACCCCATCCTGGCGACGTCGGCCAGAGCCTCCGCGACCTGGCTGGCCGCGGCCCGACGTTCGCCCCGCGTCTTGCCCAGGAGCAGGTTCTGCTCCACGGTCAATTGCGGAACGACGGCCGGCTCCTGATGGGCGATGACGACGCCTTCGGCGAGCGCGCGGCGCGGGGAGTACTCACCGCGCCGCACGCCGTCCACGTACACCGAGCCACGATCGGGGGCCAGTGAGCCGCCGATGATGCCGAGGAGAGTGCTCTTCCCGGCGCCGTTCTCGCCGGCGAGGGTGAGCACCTCTCCTCGATCGAGCGAGAAGCTCACGTCGTCCAGGGCGCGCACGCCCGGGAACGACTTGGCGATGTTCCGGATCTCGAGCAGGGTGTCGGTCATGAGAGGGACTCCTTCATGCAGTTCGTCGTCGAACGGTCGGCTGGCCGGGTCGGCCGATCAGGGCATGCCGGTCGGGTAGTCGGCCACGTTTGCCTCGTCGATGATGAACGCGGGAACGTCGACCCAGTCCGGCACCTCCTTGCCCGCGAGCAGCCAGAGCGCGATCTTCACTCCGGACGCGCCCTCGGTGGTCGGGCGCTCGCTGACCGTCGCCGTGTAGGTGCCGTCCGCGATCTGCTTTTTGGCCTGGGGGATGCCGTCGGTTCCGACCAGGATGACGTCGCCGGTCAGGCCCTTGGCGTCGATGGCAGCCTGGACACCGAGCGCCATGCCGTCGTTCTGGGAGTAGAACGCCTTGATGTCGGGGTTGGCCGTGAGCATCGCCGTTGCGATGGTCTGGGCCTGGTTCGTGTCCCACTTCGCGCTCTGCGAGGCGACGAGTTCGAGGTTCGGGTGCTTCTCGAGACCCGCCTTGAAGCCCTTGCCGCGGTTGAGGGCGTTGGAGGACCCGGGGTCGCCCTCGATCATCGCGACCTTGCCGCTATCGGGCAGCTGCTCGGCGATGTAGTCCGCTGCGGTCTGACCGATGGTTGTGGCATCCGGTCCCACGTAGACGACGCCGGGGATGGTGCCCTGGGCGTCGTTCAGCACGATGGCGGGTACGCCCTGGTCGAGCGCCGCGGTGAAGACGCTGTCGAGCGCCGTCGCGGAGATCGGGGACGCGAGGATGGCCGAGCAGCCCTGGTTCAGGGCGCTCTGCGCCTTATCGAGCTGCTCGGTGATGGAGGACTCGTCGTTCACGGCGAAGGTCTGGTATTCGACGCCGAGCTTCTTGGCCTCGTTCTCGAAGCCGTCGCGTTCGAAGCCCCAGAACTCGTTCGCCAGCGTGCGGGTCACGTAGCAGAGCTTGACGCCGTCGCCGGGCTCGGGGTCCCCGAGCGCCTTCTCGACGTCGGCGATGTCGGTCTTCGTGTCGGCCTGCAC from Leifsonia sp. Root1293 includes:
- a CDS encoding sugar ABC transporter substrate-binding protein, which gives rise to MGALALLATTATAVLALSACTATPDGGSAGAGSTSGGADIASLVQADTKTDIADVEKALGDPEPGDGVKLCYVTRTLANEFWGFERDGFENEAKKLGVEYQTFAVNDESSITEQLDKAQSALNQGCSAILASPISATALDSVFTAALDQGVPAIVLNDAQGTIPGVVYVGPDATTIGQTAADYIAEQLPDSGKVAMIEGDPGSSNALNRGKGFKAGLEKHPNLELVASQSAKWDTNQAQTIATAMLTANPDIKAFYSQNDGMALGVQAAIDAKGLTGDVILVGTDGIPQAKKQIADGTYTATVSERPTTEGASGVKIALWLLAGKEVPDWVDVPAFIIDEANVADYPTGMP
- a CDS encoding sugar ABC transporter ATP-binding protein, with product MTDTLLEIRNIAKSFPGVRALDDVSFSLDRGEVLTLAGENGAGKSTLLGIIGGSLAPDRGSVYVDGVRRGEYSPRRALAEGVVIAHQEPAVVPQLTVEQNLLLGKTRGERRAAASQVAEALADVARMGFPLDRRTPLSRLSPAQRHALTIAKSFAFGAKIVALDEPTTSMVEQNVEAVLLRVRELAAERGVAVIFVSHKMPEVMTVSDRVVVLRDGRVGYQAAIADTTTEDIVRNMVGRELLGFTREHPVAADAPVLFSATSVTRPGTQYTNEIAVRRGEIVGIAGLVGSGRTEFLRAIVRADPGCSGVITIDGVTERIHTPNDSRDAGIAFIPEDRKQQGLALQMPAYANISLTAAPDLVGTGPFLSVRRQVDVSTQIAQSLALKPANVKLRARQFSGGNQQKLVIAKWLRRGSKVFLFDEPTKGVDVGGRAEIYGLIDKLAAAGNAIIVVSSDLPEIISLSDRVLVMSGGRFVSEHIGDDINEHSLVASAMGIAKGTS